The nucleotide sequence GATTTCTTTGGTGGTCAACAGCAATTAAACACACAGCTCCCTGGCATGCTCCAGCCTATGCCAAGGCCGCAGATGACATTCAATGATATGCAACTACTAAAGCAGCAAGTTATGGTTAGACAAATGCATGACTATCAAATACAACAACATCTTCAAAAGCAGCACCTAGAAGCCGGACAGCCCAATTCTTTGAATTTAAATGCAGTCAACAGAAGTCGCTCAAGTGATAATCAGTCTCATCCATTGATTAATGGCATTCCTCTTCAGGATGCATCAAGTAATGGTTGGCAGCCTGATCTTATGACAGGAAATACAAACTGGATGCATCGCGGCATCTCACCATCTGTTCAAGGTTCATCCAGTGGGCTCATGATTACCCCTGAGCACGGTCAGGCAAACTTACTGGCGCAACAATTCGAACCTTCCTTGTACGGTATGCCCGTTAGTGGGACAAATGCACCTCAAAATGCCTTTTCTTCTGTTCAGATGAACAAGTTAGCTGCGCAGCATGGTTCTGCAAACAGGAGTTCTCTCACAAATCAGCCAACTTCATTTCTGAATCAAGGTGATGGACAGGACAGTCATATGCTTCCTAGATCGACATACCAGGAGAAAGTGTTATTCTCCCATACATCAGTTCCAGATACAAATATCAGGtccaattttgaaaatttccagCAAGATGATTCCCGCGAGAGGAATATTTCAGTGCAGGAGAAATTTGGTCAGATGGAGGGTTCTGGTCAATTAGAAAAATCATTTATGAAAGTGCCTGAAAATATAAATGCATTGCAGAAGTCGTCAACATTAGATCCAACGGaagaaaagattttgtttggttcGGATGATAATTTGTGGGAGGCATTTGGAAACAGCACTGATATGAGCTTGACAGGAAATCTTATGTCCAGTAGTTCTGACCTTTTTGATGCATGCCCCTCTTTGCAGAGTGGGAGTTGGAGTGCTCTTATGCAATCTGCTGTTGCAGAAACATCCAGCGATGACGCAGGGGTACATGGATGGACTAACCGCAATACTGGCCCACATACGAATTCTCATACTGGTAGTGGAGCCCAGGATTTGGGTGTAAAGGCTTCAAACGGCCGTGATTCCACTCGGGCAGCTGTTCAACATTTGCCTGCGAAGGGAAATAAAGTTTCAGATCATGGCCTACTAGAGAAGCCAATGGGTCAACTTAGTCAAATGGCTGGAAATATATTTCATACTTCAAGTTCTGGTATTGATGAACAGAATAATTCGCATTCTATTCAAAAGAACGAGGGCATGGAAGATAGATTTGGTATCTGGAAGGCTGCGTCTAATCAAAATGTAGCTGCTCATGTTGAACATAAGAATCACTCCACACATAATCCACAAATGCAAAGGGAAAACTATGGACTTGGCATTGCTGGTACAGGAAACAATTCTAGTGCTTTGAGGGATGTTCAGGGAAATATCTCTCAACTGAAATCTAGAGACGGCAGTCAGATTCTTGAGTCATATGCGAGTAATAATACTGGATCCAATGAAATGGTAAATGCCCGTGATTTTTCTATGGTGCCTGGTGGAAGAGACACACAATCTGGTCATGTTGGTAGTAGGCCGTCAATAAGTCGCAAATTTCAGTATCATCCCATGGGTAATATTGATGTCACTAATGAGTCTCGTGATGATGAAATTTCTCATTTGTCACCCACATTGGAGCAGGTTTCTTTAGGAAACCAAGGGTATTTTGGACAGTCAAAGCCTCTTGGTCAGCCGGCTATGAACATGCGGACTGACAGGGTAAATTTTTATCAGTTGGTTTTAACTATGCGATGTTGTAGAAATCTGAATCCTTCTGAACATTCTTTTGGCTTCTTTATGGTAGGGACATGTTTCGCAAAACGAGTTGAATTGTACAAATGAGACTTTTAATGGCATGGGATCAGATAATTCGCCTAGTACATCTGCTTCAGCTGACAGAAGTGTTGATAGGTATAATCAAGTGAAGAGTACTTCGTCAAGGTACTCGTTCTTTAAGTTATAAaagtttgttttctaaaaattatgtttgcTTAAGGTATTCTCTCTTTAAACGCGTTTTTGAAGTTATACAGCTAGTATGACCTTTTTTTATAGTTTGTCAAGTAACTGACAGAGTTACCTAACTATGTCACCTTAAACTCTCATATTCTCGTCACTTGTCATCGAGATGTGATCTCTGACTGTGGTCATCAAGTAGCTCTTATTCCCTGATTGGGTGCAATTTGTGCTTTGCAATCGccattcttaattttttttttctgtgcaGGCAGACTATGCTTGAGCTTCTTCACAAGGTGGACCAATCACCAGAGAATTCATCAGAAACAAATGTTCCTGGTGTTTCAGAAGCGACACCTTCTGCTGACTATGGTGGTCATTTCCAGCATAATCAGCCATCTGCTTCTCAGGGGTTTAATCTACAGCTGGCACCTGAAAAAGGAGGAACAAGTCAATCAAGGTTTGCTCCGTGGGCGTCTAATCAATCTTTTCCTCAGCAATTCACTCATCAAAGACCTTTTCCTGGAATCCTAGGAGGATCCAACATGACCTCTGGTTTCCCTTATTCCAGAGGATATCACCAAAATCAACAGATGCCTGTTCCTACTCGACAGTCAGCTGCTAATTATCCACTCAATTCATCGTCTGAGTTGTCTACCCCTCaagtgaaagaaagagatgaacgTAGTGACTTTGATCAACGTGCACAAACACCTTCCCTGATAAATCTTActaaccacaacacaaaaggAGATTTAGCCGAAGGATTTCCTATGCTGTCTGCTTCTCAGCCTCTGGTTGCATCCAGTTCGCCTCAGCAAAGTTCATCTTCTGGTATTATGTCTGACTCACCAGCCGGTATTTCAGCTCCGCAACATCGGTTTTGGAACCAGCCATTTAAGTCTCAGTCAGATGTTTTACGGCCGCATCCATTGCCTAGCAACAACATAGCAGTTAGCTTCTCAAGGCAGGAGAACGCAGATCAATTGTCCTCCCAAACTGGAGGAAACGTTTCATTAAGTGGGAGGGACATGATGAATATGCATGAGTTACAGAGTAAAGATACAGGTGCAAAACAAACATCTGATGTTGGTCCGATGTTCTCTAGTATGGTGCAGAGCAATCATCAATCCGTTGACCGCTCTCTTCCTTCAAACAACCTTCCAAAGGAAAGCTTACCTCACGATGAACAAATGGCTGGAAGTGGGGAGGGCGATTCACTCAAGATGACTGTGGAGAGAGTTGGCAATAGTGCTAGTGATACGCAAAAGGTAGCTTTTGGGGAACAACAGTCACCTTCAAGATCTGATGGTTTAGTTAGAGATGGATATAATCACAAAACGAACCAGATACCTCATTTTGGCCAAACTGTTTCTCAGAGTTTTACCACTAAGAATTATCCAGCCTCGGTTGGAGCAGATCATCAACAAATCAGTCCTCAGATGGCTCCATCCTGGTATAATCAATATGGGACTTTCAAGAATGGACTGGTGCAACCCGTGAATGATACAGGGAGAGCAACTCCCTTGAAGATAGGAGAACAACCGTCTAATGTTGGGAGTTCGGTTGATGGTACACATTCTATTCAATTATCAAAGCAATTTAATATGCACCAAATGTCAGGCTCTGCACCAGGAGTTGAGACTCCCTCATCTGAATCATTGCTTCATGGTCCTACTGACAAGTTTCTTGATAAACCAAAAAAGCGTAAAACCGCAACATCAGAATTATTATCCTGGAATAAAGAAGTTATGCAGGATTCCCAGAGGCTTAAGACGCTCAGGTGAGTGGCTTATGAgcactgaatttttttttaattttttttcatatctatTACCCCATTACCGTAtttaactctatatatatatattatttacagtGAGAACGAGATTAACTGGGCCAGAACAACTTATCGATTGGCTGAAAAAGTGAGTTTCCTCGTTACATGTTTTATCGCTGCTCTTTGTACAAGTTGTTGAATAGTGGCTTATGTTCTTACAGGTGGAATTTGAGACTTTACTTGAGGATGGCCCACTAATCAGATCAAAGAGAAGGCTTATACATTCAACACAACTCATGCAACAACTATTTTGCCCGCCTCCGGCTAGGGTGATATCTTTGGTTGCTAACTCGAATTATGAGTTTGTTGCATATAATGCTGCAAGAGCTGCACTGGGAGATGCATGTAGCTCCAGTGGTACNNNNNNNNNNNNNNNNNNNNNNNNNNNNNNNNNNNNNNNNNNNNNNNNNNNNNNNNNNNNNNNNNNNNNNNNNNNNNNNNNNNNNNNNNNNNNNNNNNNNNNNNNNNNNNNNNNNNNNNNNNNNNNNNNNNNNNNNNNNNNNNNNNNNNNNNNNNNNNNNNNNNNNNNNNNNNNNNNNNNNNNNNNNNNNNNNNNNNNNNNNNNNNNNNNNNNNNNNNNNNNNNNNNNNNNNNNNNNNNNNNNNNNNNNNNNNNNNNNNNNNNNNNNNNNNNNNNNNNNNNNNNNNNNNNNNNNNNNNNNNNNNNNNNNNNNNNNNNNNNNNNNNNNNNNNNNNNNNNNNNNNNNNNNNNNNNNNNNNNNNNNNNNNNNNNNNNNNNNNNNNNNNNNNNNNNNNNNNNNNNNNNNNNNNNNNNNNNNNNNNNNNNNNNNNNNNNNNNNNNNNNNNNNNNNNNNNNNNNNNNNNNNNNNNNNNNNNNNNNNNNNNNNNNNNNNNNNNNNNNNNNNNNNNNNNNNNNNNNNNNNNNNNNNNNNNNNNNNNNNNNNNNNNNNNNNNNNNNNNNNNNNNNNNNNNNNNNNNNNNNNNNNNNNNNNNNNNNNNNNNNNNNNNNNNNNNNNNNNNNNNNNNNNNNNNNNNNNNNNNNNNNNNNNNNNNNNNNNNNNNNNNNNNNNNNNNNNNNNNNNNNNNNNNNNNNNNNNNNNNNNNNNNNNNNNNNNNNNNNNNNNNNNNNNNNNNNNNNNNNNNNNNNNNNNNNNNNNNNNNNNNNNNNNNNNNNNNNNNNNNNNNNNNNNNNNNNNNNNNNNNNNNNNNNNNNNNNNNNNNNNNNNNNNNNNNNNNNNN is from Camelina sativa cultivar DH55 chromosome 20, Cs, whole genome shotgun sequence and encodes:
- the LOC104768999 gene encoding uncharacterized protein LOC104768999 (The sequence of the model RefSeq protein was modified relative to this genomic sequence to represent the inferred CDS: added 276 bases not found in genome assembly) — its product is MPGNEFGDKIHNFFGQEGLSQDQRQPQVVDANWPGFSNGLVSNQRQIDPSLIANLKSYNTHQSVDPQRSQSNSQHGLNFNQQPIRPEISRSFLQDHQQLTNGYMHGNLGLQTMPNGANFLGMDVESSRDRLPARGFTPELRKTPMRFEMGESPVNYDFFGGQQQINTQLPGMLQPMPRPQMTFNDMQLLKQQVMVRQMHEYQIQQHLQKQQLEAGQLNSLNLNAVNRSRSSDNQSHPLINGIPLQDASSNGWQPDLMTGNTNWMHRGISPSVQGSSSGLMITPEHGQANLLAQQFEPSLYGMPVSGTNAPQNAFSSVQMNKLAAQHGSANRSSLTNQPTSFLNQGDGQDSHMLPRSTYQEKVLFSQTSVPDTNIRSSFENFQQDDSRERNISVQEKFGQMEGSGQLEKSFMKVPENINALQKSSTLDPTEEKILFGSDDNLWEAFGNSTDMSLTGNLMSSSSDLFDACPSLQSGSWSALMQSAVAETSSDDAGVHGWTNRNTGPHTNSHTGSGAQDLGVKASNGRDSTRAAVQHLPAKGNKVSDHGLLEKPMGQLSQMAGNIFHTSSSGIDEQNNSHSIQKNEGMEDRFGIWKAASNQNVAAHVEHKNHSTHNPQMQRENYGLGIAGTGNNSSALRDVQGNISQLKSRDGSQILESYASNNTGSNEMVNARDFSMVPGGRDTQSGHVGSRPSISRKFQYHPMGNIDVTNESRDDEISHLSPTLEQVSLGNQGYFGQSKPLGQPAMNMRTDRGHVSQNELNCTNETFNGMGSDNSPSTSASADRSVDRYNQVKSTSSRQTMLELLHKVDQSPENSSETNVPGVSEATPSADYGGHFQHNQPSASQGFNLQLAPEKGGTSQSRFAPWASNQSFPQQFTHQRPFPGILGGSNMTSGFPYSRGYHQNQQMPVPTRQSAANYPLNSSSELSTPQVKERDERSDFDQRAQTPSLINLTNHNTKGDLAEGFPMLSASQPLVASSSPQQSSSSGIMSDSPAGISAPQHRFWNQPFKSQSDVLRPHPLPSNNIAVSFSRQENADQLSSQTGGNVSLSGRDMMNMHELQSKDTGAKQTSDVGPMFSSMVQSNHQSVDRSLPSNNLPKESLPHDEQMAGSGEGDSLKMTVERVGNSASDTQKVAFGEQQSPSRSDGLVRDGYNHKTNQIPHFGQTVSQSFTTKNYPASVGADHQQISPQMAPSWYNQYGTFKNGLVQPVNDTGRATPLKIGEQPSNVGSSVDGTHSIQLSKQFNMHQMSGSAPGVETPSSESLLHGPTDKFLDKPKKRKTATSELLSWNKEVMQDSQRLKTLSENEINWARTTYRLAEKVEFETLLEDGPLIRSKRRLIHSTQLMQQLFCPPPARVISLVANSNYEFVAYNAARAALGDACSSSGTNRSECFSPPNDSNLLSERTETEKISDHYISKAAEDFISRTRKLETEFAGLENGTTIPDLRVEVQDLEKFAVINRFAKFHPPASSMDRTVNSLRLNPQRYVTIAPMPQNIPDRVQCLSL